One genomic window of Mercenaria mercenaria strain notata chromosome 2, MADL_Memer_1, whole genome shotgun sequence includes the following:
- the LOC123564619 gene encoding FMRFamide receptor-like, producing MPVSELNLKVNLTYGDDYIQDQDTRARQLMFIFWGIIMPIISVIGFFGNILTIIVLFRREMKSTTVYFLRTLVVTDTGIIVGAIMGLSVISITQLNPDMWLFTDVIYPHIFTPTNYIVMTLQMLNVWTTVAVSVERYIAICHPFKSVKICNKKNAYKMIGIITLISLLYNIPRCFATWFTGCGQTNGHACYTIITTQFGQSDFFAVVYSVWLYMILIYIIPLVLLGVLNTLLILELMRMRRRRSVTNIQENSEANMSIVLILIVIVFICCQTPGLVAQFEFLGPVALLQWTCVSNTLFVLNSSVNFLIYTAVGRKFRKILLKTFQVLVKRPVNELKTSYSQGNGGTELTKLTKQQVTYDSEELSDETCNLKGCGR from the coding sequence ATGCCTGTAAGTGAACTGAATCTCAAGGTCAACTTGACCTATGGAGATGACTATATACAAGACCAAGATACGAGAGCTCGTCAGCTTATGTTTATATTCTGGGGTATTATAATGCCCATAATAAGTGTCATAGGATTCTTTGGGAACATTCTTACCATCATCGTGCTCTTCCGACGTGAGATGAAATCGACGACAGTCTATTTCTTGCGAACTTTGGTTGTAACTGATACCGGAATTATAGTTGGTGCAATTATGGGACTTTCTGTAATATCAATAACACAACTTAACCCTGATATGTGGCTATTCACGGATGTTATATACCCTCACATTTTTACACCGACTAATTATATTGTGATGACTCTACAAATGTTAAATGTTTGGACCACTGTTGCCGTGTCGGTGGAACGCTATATTGCTATCTGTCATCCATTTAAATCagttaaaatttgtaataaaaagaaCGCCTATAAGATGATTGGAATTATAACCCTTATATCATTATTATACAACATTCCTAGGTGTTTTGCCACGTGGTTCACAGGTTGTGGTCAAACCAACGGCCATGCTTGTTACACAATAATAACAACCCAATTTGGTCAAAGTGACTTTTTTGCAGTTGTTTACAGTGTGTGGTTATATATGATACTAATCTATATTATACCGCTCGTGTTGCTCGGTGTTTTAAATACGTTACTAATTTTGGAACTAATGCGCATGCGCAGGAGAAGAAGTGTGACAAATATTCAAGAAAACAGCGAGGCAAATATGAGCATTGTACTAATTCTCATAGTGATTGTGTTTATATGTTGCCAAACACCAGGACTGGTCGCACAATTCGAGTTTTTAGGCCCTGTTGCCTTATTGCAATGGACCTGTGTCAGTAATACTCTGTTTGTGCTAAACTCGTCTGTGAACTTCTTAATATACACAGCAGTTGGTCGAAAATTTAGAAAGATTCTACTTAAAACTTTCCAAGTACTGGTAAAGCGCCCGGTGAATGAATTGAAAACTTCATATTCTCAAGGGAACGGAGGAACTGAGCTTACGAAACTTACCAAACAACAAGTGACATATGACTCTGAAGAGTTATCTGACGAAACATGTAATCTAAAAGGCTGTGGTCGATAG